Genomic window (Streptomyces sp. NBC_00078):
GTTGTGGGTCGCGCTGGTCCAGCTCGACACCGTGCACCGCAACCACCTCGACGCCTCCGCCGTGCAGCGCATAGCCGATCACCCGGTGCTGTGGGCCTACGCCCGCCGTCTCACCGCCCACCCGGCCTTCGGCGCCCACCTCGACCTGGACGGCATCGAGCGCCGCCACCACGCCCGCTGCCAGGGCCTGGAGGCCGCCGGAGCGGCCGTCCAGATCCTGGACTGGGCGGCCCACGCCGCCCATTAGGCGTTCCATTCGGCGGACCGGCTTCGACGTTCCTTCGGGCGATGTCCTGACTGACGGTCCCCGTTTCAGCAGGCCCCAGGCCCACAGGGCCAAAACGGCGACGGTGACGTGATGTGCGCAGCTCCCGGGACGGCCGCGAGCCGCCTCCCGGGCTGCGTACGGCCGTACGCGAACCCGCTCGTCGCCGACCACGCCGTCGACCTGCTCCGCGTGAACAGCGACTGTGCCCCGCACCGGGCGAGGTCATGCTGCCGGTGCGGGGGAGAGGCGCCCGGATTCATCGACTTCCGTGCGAGTCGGCGCACAACGCCAGAAGCCCCGTCCCGCGCAACTCGGGACGAGGCTTCCATGCGAGCGCTGGGCAGGCCTTGCACCTGCATCTCCCCGCAGGAAGCGGGGCGTCTTTCCTTGGACCACCAACGCATGAGCGGCGACCAGGAGTTGTGGTGACCGGCTCAAGATCAAGTGTAGCGCACTCCAGAGCCGATCCGAGCCGACGCCGCGTGCGGGATCACTCGCGCCGGCCCCCGGCAAGGGCCGGGGGCGGTCTCCCTCCCCCGAAGGTGACCGTCCCCGACCGCTCCCCCGGTGCCGGACTGTGGTCCAGCCGACCGCGTGGTGGATCCGTGCTGTCACCAGCACATGACCGCTGTCTCCCCCCGACCCACGCGGAGTACAGACGTACTCGGACGACGTGGCGGCGACTGCTGCGCGAAGGAGCCATGGCGTCCGGTCATGCGCACAGACTGCCGCGTGCAGGGCCACGGGCGCCTGAGTCGGGGTCTACTCAAGTCCCCCTGTATCAGGAATGAGTACTCGCACTCATACTCCCGTGACGACCTTCGAACGCGAAGCGAAGACCCTTGAACTGCCCTGGCGGTTCACCGGACGTGAGGACGAGCTGGAGCTGATCCGCCGGTCCCTGACCGCGGGCCACCACGGCATCGTGGTGACCGGCCCGGTCGGCTGCGGCAAGACCCGGCTGGTCGCCGAGGCCGTGCGGGGCAGCGACCGCGCCCGGGCGGCCGGGACGCCCGAGACCCGGCACATCCCCTTCGCCGCGTTCGCCCACCTGCTGCCCGAGGCCGTCTCCCTGCACCGGGCGGTCCAGCTCCTGTCCGGGGTACGACTGCTGGTGGTCGACGACGCGCACCTGCTGGACGACGCCTCGGCCGCCCTCGTGCACCAGCTGGCCGTGCACGGCCGCACCCGGCTGGTCGTCGTAGCCGCGGACGGCGGCCCGCATCCCGGCGCGATCTCCCGCCTGTGGACCGGGGAACTGCTCCCGCGCCTGGCCCTGGAGCCGCTGCCCCGTGAGGACATGGAGCAGCTGCTCGCGGCCGGCGTCGGCGGCAGCCTGGAGCCGCTCACACTCAACCGCCTCCACCAGCTGTGCCAGGGCGATCTGCGGCTCCTGCACGACCTGGTGGACGCGGTGCGCGAACACGGCCTGCTCACACGCCTGCCCGAGACGGACGCGTGGGCGTGGCGGGGCCCCGTGCCGGTCACCGCGACCGTCCGCGAACGCACCGTCCAGGTCCTCGAAGGCCCCGGCCCCGAGGAGCGCAGGACCCTCGAACGTCTCGCCTTCGGAGAGCCCCTGCCCCTGCACCTGGACGACTTCGAACCGCGAGACCTCGACCACCTCGAAAACCTTGAGGCCGGCGGCCTGATCCACATCGACGACTCCGGCATGATCCGCCTCCGCCACCCCCTGCACGGCCCGGTGCTGCGCGCCGCGGCAGGCCGGCTGCGGGCGAGTCGGCTGGCCCGCACCCCGGACCAGTGCGCCGCGGCCCTCGCCGCCGAGTCGGCGGCGCTGACCGGACGGATCGAGCAGGCGGACGTACGGGCGCTGCCGACGCCCGTGGGGGAGTGGCTCGCGCAGGAGGGCGCACCGGTGCCGGTCCGGTACGCGTCCGTGCGCGCCCGGTTCGCGCGGCTTCGGGGGGAGCTGCGGGAGGCGGTGGCCTGGGCGAGGGAGGGACTGCGGGACGCTCCGGGCAACGCGTCCTGCCGCGCCGAACTCGCCCTGGCCGCCGCACAGTCGGGTGATCCGACGACGGCACAGGAGGCTGTGGGGGACTGCCCCGGCCTCGACGAGCCGTCCGCATGGCTGGTCGCGTCCCGTGGAGACGTCGACGGAGCCCTGGCGGCGATCGGCGAGGCGACGGACGGCATGGAGCAGAGGTACGGCGGGGGCGGCGACCGTATGGCGGGGATCGGCGCCATCGATGGCGACCGCGGCGTGGAGATCGGTGACGCCGTTGGCGGCGGTACGGCAGGGTACGGCGTCACAGTCGGCCCTGCGGCGGGGATCGCCGTCAGCGGCGGCGACCGTACGGCGGGGACCGGTGCCACCGGCGGTGACCGTGGAGGCGCGACGGGGCGTGCGCGGGGGCGCGGTGCGGCAGGGGCGGGGACAGCCGCCTGCGGTGGTGGAGCCGCCGACACGAGGGTGGATGGTGGCCGTTGGGCCGGGCGGGTGCGATCAGATGCTGCCGGTGCGGCCGAACTCGCCTGTGCCGAGGCCGCGTTCGCACTCTACGACCTCGTACGGCTCGGGGCCCCGGAGAAGGCCGTCGAGCGTCTTCCGGCCGACGGCGTGTTCGCCAGGCATGCCGACGCGCTGGCCCGTGGGGACGGGCCGGCGCTGGACCGGGCGGCCGAGGAACTGGAGGGGCGCGGGTTCCTGCTGTTCGCCGCCGAGGCGCACGCGCAGGCCGTACACGCCCACCGCGACCCGAGCGCCGCACGCACCTCACGCACACGTGCGGTGGCCCTCGCCCGCCGCTGTCAGGGCGCCCGCACCCCGGCCCTGTCCGGCCTGGTCCTGGGTGAACTGACCGCCCGTCAGCGGCAGATCGTCACGCTCGCGGCCGCGGGCCTGAGCAACCGGCAGATCGCGGAGAAGCTCACGCTGTCCATCCGCACCGTGGGCAACCACCTCTACAGCGCCTACGCCAGGCTCGGCGCGAGCGACCGGAGTGCGCTGCCGTGGCTCGTGGAGCTTCCGGACGCGCAGCCGGCCTGAGCCGCGCCCATGAACCGGCGGTCTGACCCCCAGTATTCGGGGGAGGGGTCAGGCCGCCCCCTCATGCCCGCAACGCCCTTGCGACGCCTGCCACTTCAGGCTGCTCCGAACGCGGTGAACGCCCACCCGGTCGCCTGATGCAGCGCATCCCCCGGCATCGCGGCTCGTGCGTCGCGCAGGGACTCCGCCAGCGACAGCCCCGAACTCAGGCCCTTGTGCAGGGCGAGCATCAGGGGCACCACAGCGGCATCGTTGACGGGTGCGCTGCTTGCCACCACTCCTGCCGTGCCGAGCGGCAGCAACGCGGTGACCAGGCCGAGGAGTTCGTCCGCGCCTACCGAGGCGAGGCGGGCGGTGTCGCAGCTGGAGAGGATGATCCGGTACGGGCTGCGGTCCAGGCGTTCGAAGTCGTGGACGATGAGCGGTCCGTCGGCCATCCGCAGCGAGGAGAACAGGGGACTGTCGGCGCGGAAGGTACCGTGCGCGGCGATATGGGCGAGCGCGGCACCGTCGAGTTCGTGCAGAACGCGCGGCACGCGCGCGTCGTCGTGTTCCAGGAGGGCCGGCCTGCCGTAGCGGTCGGCGAGTTCGGGCACCTCCGCGCCGCCGGTGGCCAGTCCCGGCCCGCGGACCAGGACGTGCCGGCCACCGGGCGGGGGCTCGGTCTCGTGGGCGCGCAGCCAGCTGCTCGCCGATGGCGACACGCTGAGCACCCGCTCCCGCAGGGACGGCAGCAGCGCCCACGGCACGCGGTGCAGCCGGCTCGGCGGTACGACCACGACCGGGCCGGAGCCCAGGTGCGCGGCGGCCGGGCCGAGCAGCAGCTCCTCCAGGCGGCGGCCCATCGCCTCGACCACCGCAAGGCGGCCCTCGGCCCCCGGGTGGGCCAGCCGTCGCAGCCCGGCCTGTACATGTTCGGCCTCGGTCTCGGCGTCGGCGAGCAGCCCCGTCTCGAACCGCCGTACCCGCCCCTGCCCGCACAGCAGCACCTGGACCCGCCCGTCGAGCACGGCGAGTTCCACCAGCCGCGTCTCGCCCAGCCGTTCGAGGAGTCGGGCGGGGTCGAAGCGGCGCTCGGCGCCGGGTGCGTCGCC
Coding sequences:
- a CDS encoding LuxR C-terminal-related transcriptional regulator, with translation MSTRTHTPVTTFEREAKTLELPWRFTGREDELELIRRSLTAGHHGIVVTGPVGCGKTRLVAEAVRGSDRARAAGTPETRHIPFAAFAHLLPEAVSLHRAVQLLSGVRLLVVDDAHLLDDASAALVHQLAVHGRTRLVVVAADGGPHPGAISRLWTGELLPRLALEPLPREDMEQLLAAGVGGSLEPLTLNRLHQLCQGDLRLLHDLVDAVREHGLLTRLPETDAWAWRGPVPVTATVRERTVQVLEGPGPEERRTLERLAFGEPLPLHLDDFEPRDLDHLENLEAGGLIHIDDSGMIRLRHPLHGPVLRAAAGRLRASRLARTPDQCAAALAAESAALTGRIEQADVRALPTPVGEWLAQEGAPVPVRYASVRARFARLRGELREAVAWAREGLRDAPGNASCRAELALAAAQSGDPTTAQEAVGDCPGLDEPSAWLVASRGDVDGALAAIGEATDGMEQRYGGGGDRMAGIGAIDGDRGVEIGDAVGGGTAGYGVTVGPAAGIAVSGGDRTAGTGATGGDRGGATGRARGRGAAGAGTAACGGGAADTRVDGGRWAGRVRSDAAGAAELACAEAAFALYDLVRLGAPEKAVERLPADGVFARHADALARGDGPALDRAAEELEGRGFLLFAAEAHAQAVHAHRDPSAARTSRTRAVALARRCQGARTPALSGLVLGELTARQRQIVTLAAAGLSNRQIAEKLTLSIRTVGNHLYSAYARLGASDRSALPWLVELPDAQPA